From Coffea arabica cultivar ET-39 chromosome 2e, Coffea Arabica ET-39 HiFi, whole genome shotgun sequence, the proteins below share one genomic window:
- the LOC113732735 gene encoding GDSL esterase/lipase 2-like has protein sequence MKMTKEYRIKLNLANSCIRLCLVVVLVVLASLTIPSDCFRHDDHYPKTIAALFVFGDSLIDPGNNNYINTSTRFQANFPPYGESFFKYPSGRFCDGRVITDFIAEYAKLPFIPPYLQIGYQYQLAYGANFASAGAGALVETYPGSVVDLKTQLWHFNEAEKLLRSNIDRRGAERIVSNSVYLFSIGANDYSSYSRNSNIFKSFTPEDYVAMVVGNITAALEVIYKKGGRKFGVVNMPPLGCVPASRAADLAAGGTGECNGQMTALAKLHNVLLSKKLEHLQKQLKGFRYSYFDFFAVFVDLLDNPSKYGFKEVKSACCGSGPFRGANSCGGRWGIKDYELCGNPQDYSFFDSGHPTQAANQQFAELIWAGPSNVTGPYNLKSLFQLSL, from the exons ATGAAGATGACGAAAGAATACAGAATTAAGCTTAACCTGGCTAATTCGTGTATCCGACTCTGCTTAGTAGTAGTACTAGTTGTCCTTGCAAGTCTAACTATCCCATCGGATTGTTTCCGTCATGATGACCATTATCCCAAAACCATTGCTGCCCTCTTCGTCTTTGGTGATTCACTCATTGATCCTGGGAATAACAACTACATCAACACAAGTACACGCTTCCAGGCCAACTTTCCCCCATACGGAGAATCATTCTTCAAATATCCATCGGGAAGGTTTTGCGACGGCCGGGTAATTACGGATTTTATTG CTGAATACGCAAAGCTCCCTTTCATTCCACCTTATCTCCAAATTGGCTACCAATATCAGTTGGCTTATGGTGCAAACTTTGCATCTGCTGGCGCCGGTGCTCTAGTTGAAACCTATCCCGGATCG GTTGTCGACCTTAAAACGCAGTTGTGGCATTTCAACGAGGCTGAAAAACTATTGAGATCCAATATCGATAGAAGAGGAGCTGAGCGAATCGTATCCAATTCTGTTTACTTGTTTAGCATAGGGGCAAATGATTACTCGAGCTATTCAAGAAATTCCAACATATTTAAGTCATTTACCCCTGAGGATTATGTAGCAATGGTGGTTGGCAACATTACAGCTGCTCTCGAg GTAATATACAAGAAAGGTGGGAGAAAATTTGGAGTTGTAAATATGCCGCCTCTAGGCTGTGTACCAGCCTCTAGAGCTGCCGATTTGGCTGCTGGAGGGACTGGAGAGTGCAATGGACAGATGACAGCTTTGGCCAAGTTACATAATGTCTTACTTTCCAAAAAACTCGAGCACCTGCAGAAGCAGCTCAAAGGCTTTAGATATTCATATTTTGACTTTTTCGCAGTTTTTGTTGATTTACTTGACAATCCATCAAAATACG GCTTTAAGGAAGTGAAGAGTGCATGCTGCGGCAGTGGTCCTTTCCGAGGAGCAAATAGCTGCGGAGGGAGGTGGGGGATAAAAGATTACGAGCTTTGTGGCAATCCACAAGATTATTCCTTCTTTGACTCCGGTCATCCTACTCAAGCTGCCAACCAGCAGTTCGCGGAGCTCATCTGGGCTGGACCCTCCAATGTTACTGGCCCTTATAATCTCAAGTCACTTTTTCAGCTTTCATTGTAA